In Humulus lupulus chromosome 6, drHumLupu1.1, whole genome shotgun sequence, a single genomic region encodes these proteins:
- the LOC133782967 gene encoding uncharacterized protein LOC133782967: MMKKKMKGVAAMETPLYPVYEDARTRFKHQSLMQDYQELEKETEVTKKRLKHMQQRKLTLLAEVRFLRRRYKYLNEKQPMNSHQIQRDQPQLQHHDIRSTNVTKGKKYSKNKKESSFRYPAIPLDLNQKEMNHSGMESPLQKSAPVLDLNQKVKNLGGKEASVPNFRPTFDLNQQERIHSGKEASKRKNTPIFDLNQISGEEEEFQANVEPFRREEPKKGLLKIANEEQHNDMKLLVCRNIGNGSNRAGKRKITWQDQVALRV, from the exons atgatgaagaagaagatgaaagggGTTGCAGCCATGGAGACTCCTCTCTACCCTGTCTATGAGGATGCTCGGACTAGGTTTAAGCATCAAAGTCTTATGCAAGACTATCAAGAGTTGGAGAAG GAAACCGAGGTCACTAAGAAGAGATTGAAGCATATGCAACAGAGAAAGTTGACCCTTTTGGCTGAAGTCAG ATTTTTGAGGCGAAGGTACAAGTACTTGAATGAGAAGCAGCCTATGAACAGCCACCAAATTCAAAGGGATCAACCCCAGTTGCAACATCATGACATCCGAAGTACCAATGTGACCAAGGGAAAAAAGTATagcaaaaacaaaaaggaatcaTCTTTCCGGTACCCTGCAATACCGCTAGACTTGAACCAAAAGGAAATGAATCACAGTGGAATGGAATCCCCTTTGCAAAAATCTGCTCCAGTTTTGGACTTGAATCAGAAAGTGAAGAACCTCGGTGGAAAAGAGGCTAGTGTGCCGAATTTCAGACCAACTTTTGACTTGAATCAGCAGGAAAGAATTCATAGTGGAAAAGAAGCTTCCAAGAGGAAGAACACCCCAATCTTTGACTTAAACCAAATTTCG GGTGAGGAGGAAGAATTTCAGGCAAATGTTGAGCCGTTTAGAAGAGAAGAACCGAAGAAAGGTCTCCTTAAAATCGCTAACGAGGAGCAGCACAACGATATGAAGTTACTAGTTTGTAGGAACATTGGCAATGGATCTAACCGAGCAGGAAAGAGGAAGATCACTTGGCAAGATCAGGTGGCTTTAAGGGTTTGA
- the LOC133782965 gene encoding uncharacterized protein LOC133782965 isoform X3 — MEFKFRAVDDRPPPPPPFFNSSAQPYSGQHFSPSTNFTRSTLPNRSYGSPFGDFRHYRGPTRNPVDIRGLNTMLEFGRSRVREEIILSEIARRRELEMEVRRDIMLLERQIGMQRETTSEGLVRWGGTQNGNPRLPMMDSFDERLALSSRSASTAFGALPLAHPLDNIALKLNTSSVDKDKLIVLAKPNPNDFGAKRKATTTPTLDDIEEHPFGLKKKPREEWSCALCHVTATNEKGLNEHLQCKKHKVREAGLLSQQTGKSSINVPSKKKTGNPLKPSIKCTKTCSALEVKAEVEEKPLGVGQNETVKDSKSTLELPIPTLDDNKEHPFGLKKKPKEEWSCALCHVTATSEKGLNEHLHGKKHKVREAGLLSQKIGKSSINVPSQKKTGNPSMKCTETSSALEVKAEVEEKPLGVGQNETAKDSKSTLELPIPEDENGGKLNKTMRTDKKVKRKKSEPKIYKFWCEMCQVGCQSSKVMNDHKRGKKHKNRTKVWKIKQRKCR, encoded by the exons ATGGAGTTTAAATTTCGCGCCGTGGATGATCGGCCTCCGCCGCCGCCGCCGTTCTTCAACTCCTCCGCGCAACCATACTCAG GTCAACATTTTTCACCGTCGACAAATTTCACTCGCTCGACCCTACCCAACCGTTCGTATGGTTCTCCGTTTGGAGATTTCAGGCATTACCGGGGCCCAACTCGTAACCCGGTCGATATTAGGGGACTGAATACCATGCTTGAGTTCGGGAGGTCGCGTGTAAGGGAGGAGATTATCTTATCTGAAATCGCAAGGCGGCGAGAACTCGAGATGGAGGTGCGTCGGGATATTATGTTGCTGGAGCGACAAATCGGCATGCAAAGAGAGACCACCTCTGAAGGTTTGGTTCGATGGGGCGGAACACAGAACGGTAACCCCAGGCTTCCAATGATGGACTCGTTCGATGAGCGCTTAGCATTATCTTCTCGTTCCGCTTCCACTGCATTTGGTGCACTCCCCTTGGCTCACCCTCTCGACAACATTGCCTTAAAGCTCAATACTTCTTCAGTGGACAAGGATAAATTGATCGTTCTG GCTAAGCCTAACCCAAATGATTTTGGGGCAAAGAGGAAAGCTACGACAACACCCACATTGGACGATATTGAGGAACATCCATTTGGGTTGAAAAAGAAACCTAGGGAGGAATGGAGTTGTGCTTTGTGCCATGTAACTGCAACAAACGAGAAAGGTTTGAATGAACATCTACAATGTAAGAAGCACAAGGTCAGGGAAGCGGGACTTTTATCTCAGCAGACTGGCAAAAGCTCTATCAATGTGCCATCGAAGAAGAAAACTGGTAATCCATTGAAGCCATCTATAAAGTGTACTAAGACTTGCAGTGCTTTAGAAGTGAAGGCTGAAGTAGAAGAGAAACCCCTTGGAGTTGGACAAAATGAAACTGTAAAGGATTCAAAATCTACACTGGAGCTGCCAATCCCCACATTGGACGATAACAAGGAACATCCATTTGGTTTGAAAAAGAAACCTAAGGAGGAATGGAGTTGTGCTTTGTGCCATGTAACTGCAACAAGCGAGAAAGGTTTGAATGAACATCTACATGGTAAGAAGCACAAGGTCAGGGAAGCGGGACTTTTATCTCAGAAGATTGGCAAAAGCTCTATCAATGTGCCATCGCAGAAGAAAACTGGTAATCCATCGATGAAGTGTACTGAGACTAGCAGTGCTTTAGAAGTGAAGGCTGAAGTAGAAGAGAAACCCCTTGGAGTTGGACAAAATGAAACGGCAAAGGATTCGAAATCTACACTGGAGCTGCCAATCCCCGAAGATGAAAATGGTGGCAAATTGAACAAGACAATGCGAACTGACAAAAAGGTGAAGAGGAAAAAGAGTGAGCCAAAGATATACAAGTTCTGGTGTGAAATGTGTCAAGTTGGTTGTCAGTCTTCAAAAGTGATGAATGATCATAAGCGAGGGAAGAAGCACAAGAATAG GACCAAAGTTTGGAAAATCAAGCAAAGGAAATGCCGGTAG
- the LOC133782965 gene encoding uncharacterized protein LOC133782965 isoform X2, whose amino-acid sequence MEFKFRAVDDRPPPPPPFFNSSAQPYSGQHFSPSTNFTRSTLPNRSYGSPFGDFRHYRGPTRNPVDIRGLNTMLEFGRSRVREEIILSEIARRRELEMEVRRDIMLLERQIGMQRETTSEGLVRWGGTQNGNPRLPMMDSFDERLALSSRSASTAFGALPLAHPLDNIALKLNTSSVDKDKLIVLAKPNPNDFGAKRKATTTPTLDDIEEHPFGLKKKPREEWSCALCHVTATNEKGLNEHLQCKKHKVREAGLLSQQTGKSSINVPSKKKTGNPLKPSIKCTKTCSALEVKAEVEEKPLGVGQNETVKDSKSTLELPIPTLDDNKEHPFGLKKKPKEEWSCALCHVTATSEKGLNEHLHGKKHKVREAGLLSQKIGKSSINVPSQKKTGNPSMKCTETSSALEVKAEVEEKPLGVGQNETAKDSKSTLELPIPEDENGGKLNKTMRTDKKVKRKKSEPKIYKFWCEMCQVGCQSSKVMNDHKRGKKHKNSLNAGPKFGKSSKGNAGSPKSGK is encoded by the exons ATGGAGTTTAAATTTCGCGCCGTGGATGATCGGCCTCCGCCGCCGCCGCCGTTCTTCAACTCCTCCGCGCAACCATACTCAG GTCAACATTTTTCACCGTCGACAAATTTCACTCGCTCGACCCTACCCAACCGTTCGTATGGTTCTCCGTTTGGAGATTTCAGGCATTACCGGGGCCCAACTCGTAACCCGGTCGATATTAGGGGACTGAATACCATGCTTGAGTTCGGGAGGTCGCGTGTAAGGGAGGAGATTATCTTATCTGAAATCGCAAGGCGGCGAGAACTCGAGATGGAGGTGCGTCGGGATATTATGTTGCTGGAGCGACAAATCGGCATGCAAAGAGAGACCACCTCTGAAGGTTTGGTTCGATGGGGCGGAACACAGAACGGTAACCCCAGGCTTCCAATGATGGACTCGTTCGATGAGCGCTTAGCATTATCTTCTCGTTCCGCTTCCACTGCATTTGGTGCACTCCCCTTGGCTCACCCTCTCGACAACATTGCCTTAAAGCTCAATACTTCTTCAGTGGACAAGGATAAATTGATCGTTCTG GCTAAGCCTAACCCAAATGATTTTGGGGCAAAGAGGAAAGCTACGACAACACCCACATTGGACGATATTGAGGAACATCCATTTGGGTTGAAAAAGAAACCTAGGGAGGAATGGAGTTGTGCTTTGTGCCATGTAACTGCAACAAACGAGAAAGGTTTGAATGAACATCTACAATGTAAGAAGCACAAGGTCAGGGAAGCGGGACTTTTATCTCAGCAGACTGGCAAAAGCTCTATCAATGTGCCATCGAAGAAGAAAACTGGTAATCCATTGAAGCCATCTATAAAGTGTACTAAGACTTGCAGTGCTTTAGAAGTGAAGGCTGAAGTAGAAGAGAAACCCCTTGGAGTTGGACAAAATGAAACTGTAAAGGATTCAAAATCTACACTGGAGCTGCCAATCCCCACATTGGACGATAACAAGGAACATCCATTTGGTTTGAAAAAGAAACCTAAGGAGGAATGGAGTTGTGCTTTGTGCCATGTAACTGCAACAAGCGAGAAAGGTTTGAATGAACATCTACATGGTAAGAAGCACAAGGTCAGGGAAGCGGGACTTTTATCTCAGAAGATTGGCAAAAGCTCTATCAATGTGCCATCGCAGAAGAAAACTGGTAATCCATCGATGAAGTGTACTGAGACTAGCAGTGCTTTAGAAGTGAAGGCTGAAGTAGAAGAGAAACCCCTTGGAGTTGGACAAAATGAAACGGCAAAGGATTCGAAATCTACACTGGAGCTGCCAATCCCCGAAGATGAAAATGGTGGCAAATTGAACAAGACAATGCGAACTGACAAAAAGGTGAAGAGGAAAAAGAGTGAGCCAAAGATATACAAGTTCTGGTGTGAAATGTGTCAAGTTGGTTGTCAGTCTTCAAAAGTGATGAATGATCATAAGCGAGGGAAGAAGCACAAGAATAG TTTGAATGCAGGACCAAAGTTTGGAAAATCAAGCAAAGGAAATGCCGGTAGTCCCAAAAGTGGAAAATGA
- the LOC133782965 gene encoding uncharacterized protein LOC133782965 isoform X1, whose product MEFKFRAVDDRPPPPPPFFNSSAQPYSGQHFSPSTNFTRSTLPNRSYGSPFGDFRHYRGPTRNPVDIRGLNTMLEFGRSRVREEIILSEIARRRELEMEVRRDIMLLERQIGMQRETTSEGLVRWGGTQNGNPRLPMMDSFDERLALSSRSASTAFGALPLAHPLDNIALKLNTSSVDKDKLIVLAKPNPNDFGAKRKATTTPTLDDIEEHPFGLKKKPREEWSCALCHVTATNEKGLNEHLQCKKHKVREAGLLSQQTGKSSINVPSKKKTGNPLKPSIKCTKTCSALEVKAEVEEKPLGVGQNETVKDSKSTLELPIPTLDDNKEHPFGLKKKPKEEWSCALCHVTATSEKGLNEHLHGKKHKVREAGLLSQKIGKSSINVPSQKKTGNPSMKCTETSSALEVKAEVEEKPLGVGQNETAKDSKSTLELPIPEDENGGKLNKTMRTDKKVKRKKSEPKIYKFWCEMCQVGCQSSKVMNDHKRGKKHKNRFGFSKPMKSDVTDLTTNILSETLV is encoded by the exons ATGGAGTTTAAATTTCGCGCCGTGGATGATCGGCCTCCGCCGCCGCCGCCGTTCTTCAACTCCTCCGCGCAACCATACTCAG GTCAACATTTTTCACCGTCGACAAATTTCACTCGCTCGACCCTACCCAACCGTTCGTATGGTTCTCCGTTTGGAGATTTCAGGCATTACCGGGGCCCAACTCGTAACCCGGTCGATATTAGGGGACTGAATACCATGCTTGAGTTCGGGAGGTCGCGTGTAAGGGAGGAGATTATCTTATCTGAAATCGCAAGGCGGCGAGAACTCGAGATGGAGGTGCGTCGGGATATTATGTTGCTGGAGCGACAAATCGGCATGCAAAGAGAGACCACCTCTGAAGGTTTGGTTCGATGGGGCGGAACACAGAACGGTAACCCCAGGCTTCCAATGATGGACTCGTTCGATGAGCGCTTAGCATTATCTTCTCGTTCCGCTTCCACTGCATTTGGTGCACTCCCCTTGGCTCACCCTCTCGACAACATTGCCTTAAAGCTCAATACTTCTTCAGTGGACAAGGATAAATTGATCGTTCTG GCTAAGCCTAACCCAAATGATTTTGGGGCAAAGAGGAAAGCTACGACAACACCCACATTGGACGATATTGAGGAACATCCATTTGGGTTGAAAAAGAAACCTAGGGAGGAATGGAGTTGTGCTTTGTGCCATGTAACTGCAACAAACGAGAAAGGTTTGAATGAACATCTACAATGTAAGAAGCACAAGGTCAGGGAAGCGGGACTTTTATCTCAGCAGACTGGCAAAAGCTCTATCAATGTGCCATCGAAGAAGAAAACTGGTAATCCATTGAAGCCATCTATAAAGTGTACTAAGACTTGCAGTGCTTTAGAAGTGAAGGCTGAAGTAGAAGAGAAACCCCTTGGAGTTGGACAAAATGAAACTGTAAAGGATTCAAAATCTACACTGGAGCTGCCAATCCCCACATTGGACGATAACAAGGAACATCCATTTGGTTTGAAAAAGAAACCTAAGGAGGAATGGAGTTGTGCTTTGTGCCATGTAACTGCAACAAGCGAGAAAGGTTTGAATGAACATCTACATGGTAAGAAGCACAAGGTCAGGGAAGCGGGACTTTTATCTCAGAAGATTGGCAAAAGCTCTATCAATGTGCCATCGCAGAAGAAAACTGGTAATCCATCGATGAAGTGTACTGAGACTAGCAGTGCTTTAGAAGTGAAGGCTGAAGTAGAAGAGAAACCCCTTGGAGTTGGACAAAATGAAACGGCAAAGGATTCGAAATCTACACTGGAGCTGCCAATCCCCGAAGATGAAAATGGTGGCAAATTGAACAAGACAATGCGAACTGACAAAAAGGTGAAGAGGAAAAAGAGTGAGCCAAAGATATACAAGTTCTGGTGTGAAATGTGTCAAGTTGGTTGTCAGTCTTCAAAAGTGATGAATGATCATAAGCGAGGGAAGAAGCACAAGAATAGGTTTGGTTTTTCTAAACCTATGAAAAGTGATGTAACTGATTTGACAACTAATATCTTATCGGAGACATTAGTTTGA